From one Streptomyces mobaraensis genomic stretch:
- a CDS encoding N-acyl-D-amino-acid deacylase family protein, which yields MDTVFRDVRLVDGGGGPSFRADVGVDGGRIAAIVREDTGSRPAGRRTVDAHGLALSPGFVDMHAHSDLALLRDPGHEAKVAQGVTLEVLGQDGLSYAPVDDRTLAGVRGQIAGWNGDGRDADFTWRTTGEYLDRLDRGFGGEGIAVDAAYLVPHGTVRMLAVGWENRSATDAELGRMRRLVAEGLEQGAMGLSAGLTYAPGLYADDAELTALCRVVARYGGYFCPHHRSYGAHALRAYAEMIEVARDAGCALHLAHTVLNFAGNEGRAPELLRLLDAARAEGVDLTLDSYPYTPGCTTLASLLPSWAAEGGPEAVLVRLRDDATAARIRYALEVEGSDGCHGLPVDWAAVEVSGVGMSGVADARRAPGYVGRTIAGLARERGEEPWATARRLLVEDRLGTTVLLHVGHEENVRTIMRHPAHTGGSDGILHGAKPHPRAYGTFPHYLGHYVRELGILSLEECVAHLTSRPAARLGLSDRGLVRVGRRADLVLFDPETVAAGATFEDPRRLPTGIPYVLIAGRFVMEDGRRTDVLAGRAVRRAPAS from the coding sequence ATGGACACGGTCTTCCGGGACGTCCGGCTCGTCGACGGTGGCGGCGGCCCGTCCTTCCGCGCCGACGTCGGCGTGGACGGCGGGCGGATCGCCGCGATCGTCCGCGAGGACACGGGGAGCCGCCCGGCCGGGCGGCGGACCGTCGACGCGCACGGCCTCGCCCTCTCCCCCGGCTTCGTCGACATGCACGCGCACAGCGACCTGGCCCTGCTGCGTGATCCCGGGCACGAGGCCAAGGTCGCGCAGGGCGTGACGCTGGAGGTGCTCGGGCAGGACGGGTTGTCGTACGCGCCCGTGGACGACCGGACGCTCGCCGGGGTCCGGGGGCAGATCGCCGGCTGGAACGGTGACGGGCGGGACGCCGACTTCACCTGGCGCACGACGGGCGAGTACCTGGACCGGCTCGACCGGGGGTTCGGCGGCGAGGGCATCGCGGTCGACGCCGCGTACCTCGTGCCGCACGGGACGGTCCGGATGCTGGCGGTCGGCTGGGAGAACCGTTCCGCCACGGACGCCGAGCTGGGACGGATGCGGCGGCTGGTGGCGGAGGGGCTGGAGCAGGGGGCCATGGGCCTGTCGGCGGGGCTCACCTACGCCCCGGGCCTGTACGCGGACGACGCCGAACTGACCGCGCTGTGCCGGGTGGTCGCGCGGTACGGCGGGTACTTCTGCCCGCACCACCGTTCGTACGGCGCGCACGCCCTGCGGGCGTACGCGGAGATGATCGAGGTGGCACGGGACGCGGGCTGCGCGCTGCACCTCGCGCACACCGTCCTCAACTTCGCGGGGAACGAGGGGCGCGCACCGGAGTTGCTGCGCCTGCTCGACGCCGCCCGCGCCGAGGGCGTGGACCTCACGCTCGACAGTTATCCCTACACCCCCGGCTGCACCACGCTCGCGTCGCTGCTGCCGAGCTGGGCGGCCGAAGGGGGCCCCGAGGCGGTACTGGTCCGGCTGCGCGACGACGCGACGGCCGCCCGGATCCGGTACGCCCTGGAGGTGGAGGGCTCGGACGGGTGCCATGGTCTGCCGGTCGACTGGGCGGCGGTCGAGGTGTCGGGGGTCGGGATGTCGGGGGTCGCGGACGCGCGGCGGGCTCCCGGGTACGTGGGCCGGACGATCGCCGGGCTGGCCCGCGAGCGCGGCGAGGAGCCCTGGGCGACGGCCCGCCGACTGCTGGTCGAGGACCGGCTCGGGACGACGGTCCTGCTGCACGTCGGCCACGAGGAGAACGTCCGGACGATCATGCGCCACCCGGCGCACACCGGTGGGAGCGACGGCATCCTGCACGGCGCCAAGCCGCATCCGCGGGCGTACGGCACCTTTCCGCACTACCTCGGGCACTACGTCCGCGAGCTGGGGATCCTCTCCCTGGAGGAGTGCGTGGCGCATCTCACGTCCCGTCCCGCGGCCCGTCTCGGGCTGTCCGACCGGGGTCTCGTCCGGGTCGGGCGCCGGGCCGATCTGGTGCTCTTCGATCCGGAGACGGTCGCCGCCGGGGCCACTTTCGAAGATCCTCGGCGGCTTCCGACCGGCATTCCTTATGTCCTTATTGCCGGACGCTTTGTGATGGAAGACGGACGCCGGACGGACGTTCTGGCGGGCCGCGCCGTCCGGCGCGCTCCCGCGTCCTGA
- a CDS encoding pyridoxal phosphate-dependent aminotransferase, producing MQVIQSTKLANVCYEIRGPVLEEAMRLEAAGHRILKLNTGNPAIFGFECPPEILEDMLRNVGDAHGYGDAKGLLSARRAVVQHYETKGIELSVEDVYLGNGVSELIQMSMQALLDDGDEVLVPAPDYPLWTASVSLAGGTAVHYRCDEQSDWMPDLADIERKVTDRTKALVIINPNNPTGAVYDDEMLRGLTEIARRHNLIVCSDEIYDKILYDGVTHTPTAAIAPDLLTLTFNGLSKAYRVAGYRSGWMAVCGPKAHADSYIEGLTILANMRLCANMPAQYAVATALGGRQSINDLVLPGGRLLEQRDVAHELLTQIPGVTCVKPKGALYAFPRLDPKVYKIKDDRQMVLDLLRAEKIMVVHGTGFNWPEPDHFRLVTLPNAKDMAEAVTRIGTFLDGYSQP from the coding sequence ATGCAGGTGATCCAGTCAACGAAACTCGCCAATGTCTGCTACGAGATCCGTGGTCCGGTGCTGGAGGAGGCGATGCGGCTGGAGGCGGCGGGCCATCGCATCCTCAAGCTCAACACCGGCAACCCGGCGATCTTCGGCTTCGAGTGCCCTCCGGAGATCCTGGAGGACATGCTGCGCAACGTCGGCGACGCGCACGGCTACGGCGACGCCAAGGGTCTGCTCTCGGCCCGGCGCGCGGTGGTGCAGCACTACGAGACCAAGGGCATCGAGCTGTCCGTCGAGGACGTGTACCTGGGCAACGGCGTCTCGGAGCTGATCCAGATGTCGATGCAGGCGCTGCTCGACGACGGTGACGAGGTACTCGTCCCGGCGCCGGACTACCCGCTGTGGACCGCGTCGGTCTCGCTGGCGGGCGGAACGGCGGTGCACTACCGCTGCGACGAGCAGTCCGACTGGATGCCGGACCTGGCCGACATCGAGCGCAAGGTCACCGACCGCACCAAGGCGCTCGTCATCATCAACCCCAACAACCCCACGGGCGCCGTCTACGACGACGAGATGCTGCGCGGCCTCACGGAGATCGCCCGCCGGCACAACCTGATCGTCTGCTCCGACGAGATCTACGACAAGATCCTCTACGACGGCGTCACCCACACCCCGACCGCCGCCATCGCCCCCGACCTGCTGACCCTCACCTTCAACGGGCTGTCCAAGGCGTACCGGGTCGCCGGCTACCGCAGCGGCTGGATGGCGGTGTGCGGCCCGAAGGCGCACGCGGACAGCTATATCGAGGGCCTGACGATCCTGGCCAACATGCGGCTGTGCGCCAACATGCCCGCCCAGTACGCGGTGGCCACCGCCCTCGGCGGCCGGCAGTCGATCAACGACCTGGTCCTGCCGGGCGGCCGGCTGCTGGAGCAGCGCGATGTGGCGCACGAGTTGTTGACGCAGATCCCTGGTGTGACGTGCGTGAAGCCGAAGGGCGCGCTGTACGCGTTCCCGCGGCTGGATCCCAAGGTCTACAAGATCAAGGACGACCGGCAGATGGTGCTCGACCTGCTGCGCGCCGAGAAGATCATGGTGGTCCACGGCACGGGCTTCAACTGGCCGGAGCCGGACCACTTCCGCCTGGTCACGCTGCCGAACGCCAAGGACATGGCGGAGGCGGTCACCCGGATCGGCACCTTCCTGGACGGCTACAGCCAGCCCTGA